Below is a window of Calditrichota bacterium DNA.
TTGTGTACCGATTCACTTTGTCGGCCGCCGTCGCTTTCCGAATGATTGCGGTCAGAGGATTAGGCAATCCACGCAAATGCTCCCGCAAGATTCCGTGCGCGGGGTCGCTGCGGGTCAACAGATGAAAAAGTGTTGCGCCAAGCGCAAAGACGTCCGCGCGGCTGTCGATTGCCGCTCCACTTTGTTGCTCCGGCGGCATATATCCCATCGTCCCGTGCGCCGACGTGTACGGGGAATCATCATGAGCTTCACGCGCCGTTCCCCAGTCGAGAATCAGCACTTCGCCGAATCCACCGACCATGATGTTCGCGGGCTTCAAGTCGCGGTGCAGAACATCTTTGCTGTGCGCATATGCGACCGCGTCGCACACTTTCAAAAATACGCGCAGGCGTTCGGCCACCGGCTCGGTCTTTGCCGCGAACTCGTCCAACCTCATACCTTGCACAAATTTCGTAACATAAAAAACACGACCGTCAGGCAACGTGCCAAGGTCGTGGACGGGAATGATTCCGGGATGTTCGAGCTTCGCCGCAATCTGCGCTTCTTCGTTCATGCGCCGCACGAACTCACCTTGCTTGTCGTGTACGCGCAGAACTTTGAGCGCGACGTTGCGTTTCAGCACCGTGTCCTCCGCGACAAACACGCTGCCCATTCCGCCTTGTCCGAGCGGCGTGACCAATCTATATTTAGTCTGCGACAGATCGGGCTCGTCGATGACTTCCTGCAGCCGGCTCAAGGCGTCGTCGTCAAGTTTCATTTTGCGCGACGGCTCCGTGCGCCCAACAGAGCTTGCGACTCTTCCAAGAATTCTCTCTCTGTCGCCGTGACTTGTCGCAATCTGTCGAGCAAAGCAAGCCTAACTTTCGTACGCATGGCATGCAGGTGGTTGGTCACAGTGGCAATCGTCACTCCAAATTCGGCGGCCAAATCTTCGTAGGTCAATTTCTCCGCAGAACCGCGCTCGATGTCGTATCTCTTGAAAAGCTGTAACTGAAGTTTTGCCGTGTCCGTCGTGGCAAGTTCTTCCACGTCTTTGATGGCTGCTTCAAACAAACTGCGCCGCCACTCTTGCTCGAACAACTCATCAAGCGATTCAGGATCGGCCGGATCAAGTACGCCTCCGTCCGCACCTGAAGTTTCCAATGACCCGACTTGGCCGCCGCCGCGTTTTTGCGCGCGGCTCGCCCTGTGTTCGTTGATCAAAAACCGGTCGAGACAGACCCGCAAAAAGTAGCGAAAACGCGATTTGCTCGCGTCAAACGCCGCAAAAGTGTTGCGCTCTAAAACATAAGCAAAGAAATTTTGTGCGGCGTCATTCGCATCGTTGTCGTTCACGTTCCATTTGACGCGCACATAGCACTGCACAGGATGCCAGTAGAGTCTGGACACGACGTCCCAGCCCAACTTGCGCGAGGCTTCGTCGTCGCTTGTTAGAGCGCGAATCGCCGTCCAACGCGTTTCCGGGAAGGGCGTGTAGTTCATGTTACTAACGGTTCGTGCTCCACTCAGCGAGCCAGACCAAAAAGTTTGTCCCCACTTCGAGCGCATCGGGATGAATCGTAAACTCGCTCGTGTGCAGGCCTGCTTCGCCGAGCCCATCTTTGGCGATTCCTAAGCTGAAGTACAAGCTCGGAAACACTTGCGTGTAGTAGGCGAAATCCTCCGCGGTCATGCGCTTGATGCTCTGTCCATCGGCATGGAGCGCGGGGAATCTGTCGCTTGCATTCAACACGTCGCTGCACAACTTCGGATCATTCACGGTCACAGGCGCGCCGCGACGCAGTCTTAATTCCGCCGTGCAGCCGAAGGCTTCCGCAGTTTTTGTGATGTACGTTTCCATCAGGGATTCAATCGTGCCGCCGTTTTGCAGCGTGTCCGCAATGTCGACGTAGGCGCGCACCGTCCCGCCGAATGATCCTGCATCCGGCAGCGCGTTGTAGACTTTCGCGGTGTCGCATTCGATCCAACCGACACTCATGATGCACGGCTCTTCAAGCACGTTCATCTTGCGCGCAGGTAAACCAGTAAGTCCCGCGACGATGTTCGCCAAACACGTAGGCACGTCGTCGCCTTGATGCGGATAGGCCGCATGCGAACCGCGACCGTTGACGGTTACGCTGTAGTAGTTGCTTCCCGCGAGCACGGGACCCGGCGCGATGCGCACCACGCCGACCGGCAAACCCGGAAAAACATGCTGGCCGAAAACGGCTTCGACGCCGAGCTTTTGCAGCACGGAGTCGGCGATAACATCATCTGCGCCGCCCTTAACCTCTTCGGCAGGCTGCCACAAGAATACAATCGTGCCGCTGACGTTGGGATCGTTTTTCAGTTCAAGCGCAGCACCCAAAAGCATCGCCGAGTGCGCGTCATGTCCGCAAGCATGCATGCGACCCGGCACGCTTGACACACACGAGAGTCCACTCCGTTCATCGATCGGCAACGCATCCAAATCCGCACGCAAACAAATCGTCTTCCCTGCTCTTCCTGTGCGCAGCACCGTGATGATTTCGGTCTTGAGTGACGGCGCATCGACAAACTCCGAGTAACCAGCTTCCTCAAGTTCGCTTCGGATCAGTTTGGACGTTTCAAACTCTTTGTTGCCGAGTTCGGGGTGCGCGTGAAGTTGCTCGTAGATTGCGCGGACTGTGGTGGGGACGTCGGCAAATGCCTGCGAGAACAAGGCGACCAATGTGAACAGAATAATGGAGGACTTTGACATTGCTACCATGCGAAAGTAGATCCTAACAGAGGATAACACAAGGAGGTTCTGCTTGGTTTTGCTTCTTGACCAAAAAAGCCCCACGCATTTTTGCGCAGGGCTTCAATATCGTATTTGAGAGTCATCTTGCTGTGGCTGAGTAGGTGTTTTTTTTCGTTTCTCAATTTCCGCCCCAGCCCGGCAGCTTGCTGGCTTGCTTAATCCACGCCGCGAGTTGCTTTTCATTCAGCTTCTCGCCTTCGTGAATGTTAATCCAACGAGCTTCTTGAGCGTCGCCGCCCGAGGGTGCCGGTTTCAGTGACGTGCCTTTGAAAAACGTCAGCTTCACATACTTCGTGAACACATGAAACGACGCGAACCAGCCCTGTCCCTCCATGCCGTAAAACGGTGAATTCCATTTCACGGCCATACATACTTTGGGGACGTTTTTCTTAATCAGCGCATCGAGATCTGCTGAAACCTTGCGTTTCCATCCCGCAGGTATCGCCTTGATGTAGGCTTGCACCGGAGCATTGCCATCGGCCTTCGCAACTTGCGGATTTCCGCCCGCGAGCAATTTCGGCTTGGAAGCTGCTTTCGGTTTCTTCACCGACGCGCTGTTCAATGCAGCCGCCGCTTTCACCAATGCCTTCAATGCGCGCGTGTTGATTTTCTCGCCTTCGCGGATGTCGATCGCGCGACGGACGTTGCCGTCCAAACTGGAATTGAAGAGCTTAGCGGGATCCGGAAGCTGCGCTCCTTTTGCAAAGGTGAGTTTCACGACTTCTTTATAGGTCTCGCCGGTGCAAACAATACCATTCGACGACCACACTGGCACGCCGCGCCACTTCCACTCTTCCGTTACATCCGGCACGGTCTCCAAAACCAGTGCGCGAACCTTGGCCAGCGTTTCGCCGCGCCAATCACCTAAATCTCTAATGCGAGAGTCAATGAGCTGAGAAGCCGACTTACTCTGGTCGGCTCCTTTCAAACGTTCGGCGGCTTTCGCCGTCACTCCCTTCGTCGTCTTCGTGACGACCTTCGAGGGCTTCTTGGATATGTCTTTGGCCATGCCGTTCTTTCCACGCCTCGCAATAAATAACAACTTGGTGCCCGAACTCGGATTCGAACCGAGATGCCTTGCGGCGCTACCCCCTCAAGATAGTGTGTCTACCAATTTCACCATTCGGGCTGCTTGTTAAGCAGTCTTTGACGCTGGCGCCTGCTTATAAAGCAAGTGCTTTTGCGTTAACGCGAAACGTCAAAAATCTCGGTCTTGCTTAATTTCCTTCAGCAGGCTGATCACCGGACGCAGGCTGTTCGCCGCCGGCCGGAGCTTGATCCGCCGCACCTTGCGAGGGCTGCACCGGACTCACCTGCTGTCCGCCGGGAATCGAAGGAACAGGGCTAACGGTTTCGGTGGCTTGTACGGCCTGTTGAGTCACGGACGTCTGTTGAGTCGAGCCGCCGGAAATCAACGCGAGAATTAGGCACAGGGCCAAGAATGCCGTTGCGAGTACCGTTGTCGCTTTTTGCAAAAAGTTCGCGGCTGCGCGTCCGCCGAATACTGTTGACGAAGCCATTCCACCGGCGACGCCTGCAAGTCCGCCGCCCTTCGCATTCTGCAGAAGAATCGCAATCACGAGCAGAATCGAGACGATGACCAATAGTGCGGTTAAGAGTCCAGAAATCATGTCAGAAAATATGAAATAGGAAATATGAAATAGGAATCAGCGCATCGCGCGCGTACATTCCTTGTGCAATTCGATCAGACTGTCTACTTTCAAACTTGCTCCGCCGACTAACGCGCCGTCAATATCCGGCTGCGACATCAGCTCAAAGCAATTGTCGGGCTTCACGCTGCCGCCGTACAAAATGTTCATCTTTTCGGCAGCCTGGGCATTTTTCTTGGCAAGCAGCGTGCGCACAAATTTGTGAGCGTCCTGCGCCTGTTCGGGCGTCGCAACCACTCCCGTGCCGATTGCCCACACAGGTTCGTAGGCGACCACCACCTTGTGCAAATCGTCTACGCCGACGTCGGCAAGTCCGGCTTCAACTTGGCGCGTCAACACGCTCTCAAGTCTTCCGCCGTTGCGTTCGTCGAGTGTTTCGCCGATGCAAAAAATCGGAATCAATCCGGCTTTCAAACTCGCCGCGACTTTCTTGCCGATCAGTTCGTCACTTTCGCCAAATATCTGACGGCGTTCGCTGTGGCCCAAAACCACATAGGAACATCCGAGGTCCAGAAGCATCTCCGGCGACACCTCGCCCGTGAAAGCACCGGAACTTTGAAAGTAACAATTCTGAGCTCCAAATGCAAGCTGAGACGGGCTCTTACCACTCTCTTTACAAGCACTTGCGACCGCATGTAATGCGGTATTTGTTGGCAGAAGGACGGTGGGTACTGCCGAATCTGCCAATTTGGCGGCATAGTCCCGCACAAACTCCCCGGCTTCACCCGAGAGCTTGTTCATTTTCCAGTTGGCTGCAAGTAAAATGGTTCTGTTCATTATAAATTATGCATTTGTCAAAGCCGCAACGCCCGGGAGGACCTTGCCTTCGAGGAACTCAAGGCTCGCTCCACCGCCGGTCGAGACATGCGAGACTTCTTTGGCCAGACCGAATTTCTCCATGGCCGCCGCAGAATCTCCGCCGCCGACGACTGTGATGGCTCCGGCCTTTGTGGCCTTGACAAGAGCTTCGGCCACAGCTTTCGTTCCCGACGCAAATTCATCAATTTCAAAGACTCCCATCGGACCATTCCACACCACGGTCTTGGCTCCAAGGATCGTATCGGCATAGAGCTTCTCGGTTTCGGGGCCGATGTCCGCCGCGAGTTTGTCTTCGGGAATCTGATCCGACTTGGCCACGGCGGTCGCTTCGCCGGATTTCAGCTCATCCGCCACCCGCGAATCGGGAGGCAGCACAAGCTTTGTCGTTGACCCGGAGGCCTTCTTTATGAGCTCAAGCGCGAGGTCCATCTTGTCGGACTCGAGGATCGAGTTGCCGATTTCGCCGCCCTGCGCCTTATAAAAGGTATAGGCCATTCCGCCGCCGACCAAAATCGTATCCACCTTGCCGATCAGATTCTCAATCACGTCGATCTTGCCGGAAATTTTCGAGCCACCCAACACCGCTACGAACGGGCGCTTGGGTTCGGCCAGCGCCTTGCCCAAATAGTCGAGTTCTTTCTGCATCAGATAGCCCGCGACACACGGCTTGATGAACTGCGTCACACCTTCCGTCGAAGCATGTGCGCGGTGCGCCGAGCCGAACGCGTCGTTGACATACAGATCGCCGAGCTTGGCAAGCTGTTTGGCAAATTCGGGATCGTTCTTCTCTTCTTCATTATAGAAGCGCAGATTTTCGAGCAGCACCACCTGACCCGGCTGCATCGCGGCGACGGTCTTTTCAACCTCTT
It encodes the following:
- a CDS encoding serine/threonine protein kinase, which gives rise to MKLDDDALSRLQEVIDEPDLSQTKYRLVTPLGQGGMGSVFVAEDTVLKRNVALKVLRVHDKQGEFVRRMNEEAQIAAKLEHPGIIPVHDLGTLPDGRVFYVTKFVQGMRLDEFAAKTEPVAERLRVFLKVCDAVAYAHSKDVLHRDLKPANIMVGGFGEVLILDWGTAREAHDDSPYTSAHGTMGYMPPEQQSGAAIDSRADVFALGATLFHLLTRSDPAHGILREHLRGLPNPLTAIIRKATAADKVNRYTSVSEFSSDVLHFLDGDPVEAYRESLLEKIGRQVSRHRFIIIILLTYIVIRLIFYLALRR
- a CDS encoding sigma-70 family RNA polymerase sigma factor, whose protein sequence is MNYTPFPETRWTAIRALTSDDEASRKLGWDVVSRLYWHPVQCYVRVKWNVNDNDANDAAQNFFAYVLERNTFAAFDASKSRFRYFLRVCLDRFLINEHRASRAQKRGGGQVGSLETSGADGGVLDPADPESLDELFEQEWRRSLFEAAIKDVEELATTDTAKLQLQLFKRYDIERGSAEKLTYEDLAAEFGVTIATVTNHLHAMRTKVRLALLDRLRQVTATEREFLEESQALLGARSRRAK
- a CDS encoding amidohydrolase, with the translated sequence MSKSSIILFTLVALFSQAFADVPTTVRAIYEQLHAHPELGNKEFETSKLIRSELEEAGYSEFVDAPSLKTEIITVLRTGRAGKTICLRADLDALPIDERSGLSCVSSVPGRMHACGHDAHSAMLLGAALELKNDPNVSGTIVFLWQPAEEVKGGADDVIADSVLQKLGVEAVFGQHVFPGLPVGVVRIAPGPVLAGSNYYSVTVNGRGSHAAYPHQGDDVPTCLANIVAGLTGLPARKMNVLEEPCIMSVGWIECDTAKVYNALPDAGSFGGTVRAYVDIADTLQNGGTIESLMETYITKTAEAFGCTAELRLRRGAPVTVNDPKLCSDVLNASDRFPALHADGQSIKRMTAEDFAYYTQVFPSLYFSLGIAKDGLGEAGLHTSEFTIHPDALEVGTNFLVWLAEWSTNR
- a CDS encoding DUF1801 domain-containing protein, with protein sequence MAKDISKKPSKVVTKTTKGVTAKAAERLKGADQSKSASQLIDSRIRDLGDWRGETLAKVRALVLETVPDVTEEWKWRGVPVWSSNGIVCTGETYKEVVKLTFAKGAQLPDPAKLFNSSLDGNVRRAIDIREGEKINTRALKALVKAAAALNSASVKKPKAASKPKLLAGGNPQVAKADGNAPVQAYIKAIPAGWKRKVSADLDALIKKNVPKVCMAVKWNSPFYGMEGQGWFASFHVFTKYVKLTFFKGTSLKPAPSGGDAQEARWINIHEGEKLNEKQLAAWIKQASKLPGWGGN
- the secG gene encoding preprotein translocase subunit SecG, producing MISGLLTALLVIVSILLVIAILLQNAKGGGLAGVAGGMASSTVFGGRAAANFLQKATTVLATAFLALCLILALISGGSTQQTSVTQQAVQATETVSPVPSIPGGQQVSPVQPSQGAADQAPAGGEQPASGDQPAEGN
- a CDS encoding triose-phosphate isomerase; protein product: MNRTILLAANWKMNKLSGEAGEFVRDYAAKLADSAVPTVLLPTNTALHAVASACKESGKSPSQLAFGAQNCYFQSSGAFTGEVSPEMLLDLGCSYVVLGHSERRQIFGESDELIGKKVAASLKAGLIPIFCIGETLDERNGGRLESVLTRQVEAGLADVGVDDLHKVVVAYEPVWAIGTGVVATPEQAQDAHKFVRTLLAKKNAQAAEKMNILYGGSVKPDNCFELMSQPDIDGALVGGASLKVDSLIELHKECTRAMR
- a CDS encoding phosphoglycerate kinase, which codes for MNKLTIDQVDLSGKRVLVRVDFNVPLDEGKVTDDTRIRESLPTIKKIMASGGKAILMSHLGRPKGKKNPDMSLAPAAVRLAELLGKPVTMAMDCIGEEVEKTVAAMQPGQVVLLENLRFYNEEEKNDPEFAKQLAKLGDLYVNDAFGSAHRAHASTEGVTQFIKPCVAGYLMQKELDYLGKALAEPKRPFVAVLGGSKISGKIDVIENLIGKVDTILVGGGMAYTFYKAQGGEIGNSILESDKMDLALELIKKASGSTTKLVLPPDSRVADELKSGEATAVAKSDQIPEDKLAADIGPETEKLYADTILGAKTVVWNGPMGVFEIDEFASGTKAVAEALVKATKAGAITVVGGGDSAAAMEKFGLAKEVSHVSTGGGASLEFLEGKVLPGVAALTNA